The proteins below are encoded in one region of Paraburkholderia aromaticivorans:
- a CDS encoding amino acid ABC transporter ATP-binding protein, with translation MNAIADMPSSAPTANLGPSPGAPLIEVRDLRKRFGEVEVLRGVDLQIARSEVVCIIGPSGSGKSTLLRCLAALETYDQGDVRIEGELLGYSERNGKRVRASQSEINRVRRNVGMVFQQFNLWPHMTALGNVMESLLRVRHLSRDEARRRANAMLETVGLAHKGDAYPAKLSGGQQQRVAIARALAMEPHIMLFDEPTSALDPELVGEVLQVMKQLARDGMTMAVVTHEMGFAAQVADKVMFIDQGRIAVQGKPRDVFHDAGQPRLRQFLQNYFDRNAFWTRGPDDAQPL, from the coding sequence ATGAACGCCATCGCCGACATGCCCTCCTCCGCGCCCACTGCCAACCTCGGACCCTCGCCCGGCGCACCGCTGATCGAAGTGCGCGATCTTCGCAAACGATTCGGCGAAGTCGAGGTGCTGCGCGGTGTCGATCTCCAGATCGCACGCTCGGAAGTGGTGTGCATCATCGGCCCGTCGGGCTCGGGCAAGAGCACGCTGCTGCGTTGCCTCGCCGCGCTCGAAACCTACGATCAGGGCGATGTGCGTATCGAAGGCGAACTGCTCGGCTACAGCGAGCGCAACGGCAAACGCGTGCGCGCCTCGCAAAGCGAGATCAACCGCGTGCGGCGCAACGTCGGCATGGTGTTTCAGCAGTTCAATCTGTGGCCGCATATGACGGCGCTCGGCAACGTGATGGAATCGCTGCTGCGTGTGCGGCATCTGTCGCGCGACGAAGCGCGCCGCCGCGCCAACGCGATGCTCGAAACGGTCGGCCTCGCGCACAAGGGCGACGCGTATCCGGCCAAGCTTTCGGGCGGCCAGCAGCAGCGTGTGGCGATTGCGCGCGCGCTCGCCATGGAGCCGCATATCATGCTGTTCGACGAGCCGACCTCGGCGCTCGATCCGGAACTGGTCGGCGAAGTGCTGCAAGTAATGAAACAGCTCGCGCGCGACGGCATGACGATGGCGGTCGTCACACACGAAATGGGCTTCGCCGCGCAGGTCGCGGACAAAGTCATGTTCATCGATCAAGGCCGGATCGCCGTGCAAGGCAAACCGCGCGATGTCTTTCACGATGCCGGACAACCGCGCTTGCGGCAGTTCCTGCAAAACTACTTCGATCGCAACGCCTTCTGGACGCGTGGCCCCGACGACGCGCAGCCGCTATGA
- the hutC gene encoding histidine utilization repressor has protein sequence MSSTVRSRTHDKPPSASALKAARAVADAPAARYEQVKSHIRQIIESGKRRAGDRLPSELDLVGTLGVSRMTVNRALRELAEEGLVTRVSGVGTFVAQSKPQSTLLMIAHIGDEIRSRGHEYRCDTVLSQRETASVMVSNALGLAPGASVFHVICVHRENGLPVQLEDRYVNPAIAPDFLLQDFSAMRPSEYLFEIVPAHDVEHIVDAGLPTRTEAELLEIRAEEPCLTLMRRTWTSGVAVTFARFVHPGSRYRLGCRFSPELSQRQG, from the coding sequence ATGTCCTCCACCGTTCGCAGCCGCACTCACGACAAGCCGCCTTCCGCGTCGGCGCTGAAGGCCGCGCGCGCCGTGGCCGACGCGCCGGCCGCGCGCTACGAACAGGTCAAGAGCCATATCCGGCAGATCATCGAATCGGGCAAACGCCGGGCCGGCGACCGTCTGCCGTCGGAACTCGATCTGGTCGGGACGCTTGGCGTATCGCGCATGACGGTCAATCGCGCGCTGCGTGAACTCGCCGAAGAAGGACTCGTGACGCGCGTCTCAGGCGTCGGCACCTTCGTCGCGCAAAGCAAGCCGCAATCGACGCTGCTGATGATCGCCCATATCGGCGACGAGATCCGCTCGCGGGGCCATGAATATCGCTGCGACACAGTTCTGTCGCAACGCGAAACGGCGTCGGTTATGGTGTCGAATGCGTTAGGGCTTGCGCCGGGCGCTTCGGTGTTTCATGTGATCTGCGTGCATCGCGAGAACGGCTTGCCGGTGCAACTGGAGGATCGCTACGTGAATCCGGCCATCGCGCCGGATTTTCTGCTGCAGGATTTTTCGGCGATGCGGCCGTCGGAATATCTGTTCGAGATCGTGCCGGCGCACGACGTCGAGCATATAGTCGACGCCGGCCTGCCTACGCGCACAGAAGCGGAACTGCTTGAAATTCGCGCGGAGGAACCCTGCCTCACGCTGATGCGCCGCACGTGGACGAGCGGCGTGGCGGTCACGTTCGCGCGATTCGTGCACCCTGGGTCGCGCTACCGGCTAGGCTGCCGCTTCTCGCCGGAACTGTCGCAACGCCAGGGTTGA
- the hutC gene encoding histidine utilization repressor, whose amino-acid sequence MQDRPDRSQETPAKAMPAYEQIKRYVIRRISEGDWKPGGLIPSETELVKEFGVARMTVSRALRELTTERVLTRVQGSGTFVAPQRYESTVLEIRNIADEIAARGHRHSARVLTLEPSDDPQALEALGLASGPAFHSCIVHSEEGEPIQYEDRYVNPKVFPDYLNQDFTIETPNHYMVRLAPIQRAEFRIYAQKPDAYVRRHLLMDIGEPCLQLWRRTWVGDDVATSVQLWHPASRFHLAGNV is encoded by the coding sequence ATGCAGGACCGCCCTGATCGCAGTCAGGAGACACCGGCGAAAGCTATGCCCGCCTATGAGCAGATCAAACGCTACGTGATCAGGCGCATCAGCGAGGGGGACTGGAAGCCCGGCGGGTTGATCCCGTCCGAAACGGAACTGGTCAAGGAATTCGGCGTCGCGCGCATGACCGTGTCGCGCGCGTTGCGCGAATTGACCACCGAACGCGTGCTCACGCGCGTACAAGGTTCCGGCACGTTCGTCGCGCCGCAGCGCTACGAATCGACGGTGCTGGAAATCCGCAATATCGCCGACGAAATCGCCGCGCGCGGCCATCGCCATTCGGCACGTGTGCTGACGCTCGAACCGAGCGACGACCCGCAGGCGCTAGAAGCACTCGGTCTCGCCAGCGGTCCGGCCTTTCACTCGTGCATCGTGCACAGCGAGGAGGGCGAGCCGATCCAGTACGAGGACCGCTACGTCAACCCGAAGGTGTTCCCCGATTATCTGAACCAGGATTTCACGATCGAGACGCCGAATCACTACATGGTTCGGCTCGCGCCGATTCAGCGCGCCGAGTTTCGCATCTATGCGCAGAAGCCCGACGCCTATGTGCGCCGGCATCTGTTGATGGATATCGGCGAACCGTGTCTGCAACTTTGGCGCCGCACGTGGGTGGGCGACGACGTGGCGACGTCGGTGCAGTTGTGGCACCCTGCGTCGCGTTTCCATCTTGCGGGGAACGTGTAA
- a CDS encoding aromatic amino acid ammonia-lyase, giving the protein MAVIRSNRPLDWAQVAAVAAGEPLELSADTRARIAAARVLVEQIVERGIRAYGVNTGVGALCDVIVSPGEQRTLSRNILMSHAVGVGAPLGAAETRAVMAAAVNNFAHGHSGIRLEVADQLVALLNADCLPEVPAFGSVGYLSHMAHIALVCIGEGYARLRGERLKGRDALQRLGLEPLVLEAKEGLSLVNGTPCVTGLAALALARAERLLDWTDMVASMSFENLRGQLAAFDEASLALRISPGLNRVGDRMRTALADSGILAAVVGHRTQDPLSMRTIPHVHGAARDVLTATADVVNRELASMTDNPIVAGTPEEPRVYSQAHAVGASIALAMDSLATAIAQVAAMAERRLDRLVNPLVSGLPAFLAEPGGTCSGFMIAQYTAASLVAQNRRLALPASLDGGITSGLQEDHLCHATPAALKALEIIDNAGRIVAIELLAAAQAYDLQSIDAPRAPHTGALWQRVRRVVPVYRDDRPLADDMSIAFRMIADEAPPPLPNPGKIGPRPVTSADGADLMAPATVTNLAAAGHVRAAASIAVNDGQVAAHMA; this is encoded by the coding sequence ATGGCCGTGATCCGTTCCAATCGTCCTCTCGACTGGGCTCAGGTGGCAGCGGTTGCCGCCGGTGAGCCGCTCGAGCTTTCCGCCGACACCCGTGCACGCATCGCCGCGGCGCGCGTGCTAGTCGAACAGATCGTCGAGCGCGGGATTCGCGCGTATGGCGTGAATACCGGCGTCGGCGCGTTGTGCGACGTCATCGTCTCGCCGGGCGAACAGCGCACGTTGTCGCGCAACATTCTGATGAGCCATGCGGTCGGCGTCGGTGCGCCGCTCGGTGCCGCCGAAACGCGTGCGGTCATGGCCGCGGCCGTCAACAACTTCGCGCACGGACACTCGGGGATTCGCCTCGAAGTCGCGGACCAACTGGTGGCGCTGCTCAACGCGGATTGCCTGCCGGAAGTGCCCGCGTTCGGCTCGGTGGGTTATCTGAGTCACATGGCGCATATCGCGCTCGTCTGCATCGGTGAGGGCTACGCGCGCTTGCGCGGCGAGCGGCTCAAAGGACGCGACGCGCTGCAACGCCTCGGGCTTGAACCGCTCGTGCTCGAAGCCAAGGAAGGGCTGAGTCTCGTCAACGGCACGCCGTGCGTCACGGGCCTCGCGGCGTTGGCCTTGGCGCGCGCCGAACGCCTGCTCGACTGGACCGACATGGTCGCCTCGATGAGCTTCGAGAATCTGCGCGGCCAGCTCGCGGCTTTCGATGAAGCATCGCTCGCCTTGCGCATCTCGCCGGGACTGAACAGGGTCGGCGACCGGATGCGCACCGCGCTGGCCGACAGCGGCATTCTCGCGGCGGTGGTCGGCCATCGCACGCAGGACCCGCTGAGCATGCGGACCATTCCGCACGTGCATGGCGCCGCGCGCGACGTGCTCACCGCGACCGCCGACGTGGTCAATCGCGAACTCGCGTCGATGACCGATAACCCGATCGTCGCCGGCACGCCGGAAGAGCCGCGCGTCTACTCGCAGGCGCACGCGGTAGGCGCTTCGATCGCGCTGGCGATGGACAGCCTCGCCACCGCGATCGCGCAAGTCGCCGCGATGGCCGAGCGGCGTCTGGATCGTCTCGTCAATCCGCTGGTGAGCGGCCTGCCGGCGTTTCTCGCCGAGCCGGGCGGCACCTGTTCCGGCTTCATGATCGCGCAGTACACGGCGGCGTCGCTGGTCGCGCAGAACCGGCGGCTCGCGCTGCCCGCGAGCCTCGACGGCGGCATCACCTCGGGCTTGCAGGAAGACCACCTGTGCCACGCCACGCCCGCCGCGCTGAAAGCACTGGAGATAATCGACAACGCCGGGCGCATCGTGGCGATCGAACTGCTCGCGGCGGCGCAAGCCTACGACCTGCAAAGTATCGACGCGCCGCGCGCGCCGCACACCGGAGCGCTCTGGCAGCGCGTGCGCCGCGTCGTGCCGGTCTACCGCGACGACCGTCCACTCGCGGACGACATGAGTATCGCGTTTCGCATGATCGCCGACGAGGCGCCGCCGCCGTTGCCGAACCCTGGTAAGATTGGCCCTCGGCCGGTCACGTCGGCCGACGGCGCGGACCTGATGGCACCGGCAACGGTCACGAATCTGGCGGCCGCGGGTCACGTCCGCGCGGCGGCGAGTATCGCCGTCAACGATGGCCAGGTTGCCGCGCACATGGCATGA
- a CDS encoding ABC transporter ATP-binding protein, translated as MNATAPVALSVKNIHKSFGEHHVLKGISLDAHQGDVISILGASGSGKSTFLRCLNLLETPDDGSVSLAGEELKMKRRGDGKLQPTDRRQVDRVRSQLGMVFQNFNLWSHMTVLENLIEGPMRVQKRSRAESVEEAEALLAKVGLAEKRGHYPAHLSGGQQQRVAIARALAMHPKVMLFDEPTSALDPELVGEVLRVMRSLAEEGRTMLVVTHEMGFARHVSNRVMFLHQGQVEADGTPDEVFVECKSDRFRQFVSSHQDRTTN; from the coding sequence ATGAACGCTACGGCACCCGTTGCACTGTCGGTCAAGAACATTCACAAATCGTTCGGCGAACATCACGTGCTCAAAGGCATTTCGCTCGACGCTCATCAAGGCGACGTGATCTCGATTCTCGGCGCGAGCGGCTCGGGCAAAAGCACGTTTCTGCGCTGCCTGAATCTACTCGAAACGCCCGACGATGGTTCGGTCTCGCTTGCCGGCGAAGAGCTGAAAATGAAGCGCCGCGGCGATGGCAAACTGCAACCGACCGACCGCCGCCAGGTGGACCGGGTGCGCTCGCAACTCGGCATGGTGTTCCAGAACTTCAATCTCTGGTCGCATATGACGGTGCTGGAAAATTTGATCGAAGGGCCGATGCGCGTGCAAAAGCGCAGCCGCGCCGAATCGGTGGAAGAGGCGGAAGCGCTGCTGGCAAAAGTCGGTCTCGCGGAAAAGCGCGGCCACTATCCCGCGCATCTGTCCGGCGGCCAGCAACAACGCGTGGCGATTGCGCGTGCGTTGGCGATGCATCCGAAAGTCATGCTGTTCGACGAGCCGACCTCGGCGCTCGATCCCGAACTGGTGGGTGAAGTGCTGCGCGTGATGCGCTCGCTGGCCGAAGAGGGCCGCACCATGCTGGTCGTCACGCACGAAATGGGTTTTGCGCGTCATGTGTCCAATCGCGTGATGTTCCTGCATCAGGGGCAAGTGGAAGCCGACGGCACGCCCGACGAAGTGTTCGTCGAATGCAAGTCGGATCGCTTCCGGCAATTCGTTTCGAGCCATCAGGACCGCACCACCAACTAA
- a CDS encoding ABC transporter permease: protein MHFDFDFLFDTIKQLIAAVPTTLGLFFCSLILGGLLSLVIVTMRVSPHRLPNRFARAYILVFRGSPLLIQMFLVYYGMGQFGVIRESFLWPVLREPYMCAVLSLALCTAGYTAEIIRGGLMAVPVGQIEAGYSIGLSGFALLRRVIGPIALRQCLPAYSTEAVLLVKSTALASLVTVWEVTGVAQQIIQQTYRTTEVFICAALIYLFLNFVIVRLLGMLETRLSRHLRAARPAAASRPVSATTEARRAAP from the coding sequence ATGCATTTCGACTTCGACTTTCTGTTCGACACGATCAAGCAACTGATCGCGGCCGTGCCGACCACGCTCGGCCTGTTCTTCTGCTCGCTGATTCTCGGCGGCCTGCTTTCGCTCGTGATCGTCACGATGCGCGTGTCGCCGCACCGGCTGCCGAATCGCTTCGCACGCGCTTATATCCTCGTGTTCCGCGGCTCGCCGCTCTTGATCCAGATGTTCCTCGTGTACTACGGCATGGGGCAGTTCGGCGTGATCCGCGAGAGTTTCCTGTGGCCGGTGCTGCGCGAGCCCTATATGTGCGCGGTGTTGTCGCTCGCGCTATGCACGGCCGGCTATACCGCCGAGATCATTCGCGGCGGTTTGATGGCCGTGCCGGTCGGTCAGATCGAAGCAGGTTATTCAATCGGCCTGTCGGGCTTCGCGTTGCTGCGCCGCGTGATCGGCCCGATCGCCTTGCGCCAGTGTTTGCCGGCGTATTCGACCGAAGCGGTGCTGCTCGTCAAATCGACGGCGCTCGCGAGCCTCGTCACCGTGTGGGAAGTGACCGGCGTCGCGCAACAGATCATTCAGCAAACCTATCGCACGACGGAAGTCTTCATCTGCGCCGCGCTGATTTATCTGTTCCTGAATTTCGTCATCGTGCGGTTGCTCGGCATGCTCGAAACGCGTTTGTCGCGTCATCTGCGCGCGGCGCGCCCGGCTGCGGCGAGCCGCCCGGTTTCCGCCACCACCGAAGCACGCCGCGCCGCGCCTTGA
- a CDS encoding ABC transporter permease — protein sequence MALIQMLGFGPEGWGGVLLLAALMTVALTLAALAVGAVFGALVAAAKLSRFRTLRVIGDIYTTVFRGVPELLVIYLFYFGGSTLVTTVGQLFGAEGFVGVPPFVVGALAVGMISGAYQAEVYRSAVLAVSRGELEAARSIGMPTLTMARRILIPQVLRFALPGIGNVWQLSLKDSALISVTGLAELLRTSQVAAGSTHQYFTFFVVGGALYLLMTSISNRVFNRAEAHVGRSFKRNFARN from the coding sequence ATGGCTCTGATACAGATGCTCGGCTTCGGGCCGGAAGGCTGGGGCGGCGTATTGCTGCTCGCGGCGTTGATGACGGTGGCGCTCACGCTCGCGGCGCTCGCGGTCGGCGCCGTATTCGGCGCGCTGGTGGCGGCCGCCAAGCTGTCGCGTTTTCGTACGCTGCGCGTGATCGGCGATATCTACACCACCGTGTTTCGCGGCGTGCCTGAACTGCTCGTCATCTATCTGTTCTATTTCGGCGGCTCGACGCTCGTCACGACCGTCGGCCAGTTGTTCGGCGCGGAGGGCTTCGTCGGCGTGCCGCCGTTCGTGGTCGGCGCGCTAGCCGTGGGCATGATTTCAGGCGCCTATCAGGCCGAGGTGTACCGCTCGGCGGTGCTGGCGGTGTCGCGCGGCGAACTCGAAGCCGCGCGCTCGATCGGCATGCCGACGTTGACCATGGCGCGGCGCATCCTGATTCCGCAAGTGCTGCGTTTCGCGTTGCCCGGCATCGGCAACGTGTGGCAATTGAGCCTGAAGGATTCGGCGTTGATCTCCGTGACGGGGCTCGCCGAATTGCTGCGCACGAGCCAGGTGGCGGCGGGTTCCACGCACCAATACTTCACGTTCTTTGTCGTGGGCGGCGCGCTCTATCTGCTCATGACCAGCATCTCGAACCGGGTCTTCAACCGTGCCGAAGCGCACGTGGGCCGGTCCTTCAAGCGCAACTTCGCGCGTAACTGA
- a CDS encoding transporter substrate-binding domain-containing protein: protein MKVKRTTAAKALIGAVLGAAAIFAAPVQAKDWKTVTIALEGGYAPWNLTLPGGKLGGFEPELVANLCERIKLQCNLVAQDWDGMIPGLQAGKFDVLMDAISITPEREKIIAFSKPYAATPATFAVADAKVLPKSAPGAGVVKLSGDPKTDQPTVDALRKQLKGKTIGIQSGTVYTKFINEGFKDIATIRVYKTSPERDLDLANGRIDASFDDVTYYAANIDKKETASIVMAGPKIGGPIWGPGEGLAFRKQDADLKAKFDTAISAALADGTVKKLSDKWFKTDVTP, encoded by the coding sequence GTGAAAGTGAAGCGCACGACGGCAGCAAAAGCATTGATCGGCGCCGTTCTCGGCGCCGCGGCGATTTTCGCGGCACCGGTGCAGGCCAAAGACTGGAAGACGGTGACGATCGCGCTCGAAGGCGGCTACGCGCCGTGGAATCTGACCTTGCCGGGCGGCAAGCTGGGCGGCTTCGAACCCGAACTGGTCGCCAACCTGTGCGAGCGCATCAAACTGCAATGCAATCTCGTGGCGCAAGACTGGGACGGCATGATTCCCGGTTTGCAAGCGGGTAAGTTCGACGTCCTGATGGATGCGATCTCGATCACGCCGGAGCGTGAAAAGATCATCGCCTTCTCGAAGCCGTACGCTGCCACGCCCGCCACGTTCGCCGTGGCCGATGCCAAAGTGCTGCCCAAGTCCGCGCCGGGCGCCGGCGTCGTCAAGCTATCGGGTGATCCGAAGACCGATCAGCCGACCGTCGACGCCTTGCGCAAGCAGTTGAAGGGCAAGACCATCGGCATCCAGTCGGGCACGGTCTACACCAAGTTCATCAATGAAGGCTTCAAGGACATTGCCACGATCCGCGTCTACAAGACCTCGCCCGAACGCGATCTGGATCTGGCCAACGGCCGCATCGACGCCTCGTTCGACGACGTCACGTACTACGCCGCCAACATCGACAAGAAAGAAACCGCGTCGATCGTGATGGCCGGCCCGAAGATCGGTGGCCCGATCTGGGGTCCGGGCGAAGGCCTCGCGTTCCGTAAGCAGGACGCCGACCTGAAAGCGAAGTTCGACACCGCGATCAGCGCCGCGCTCGCCGACGGCACGGTCAAGAAACTCTCCGACAAGTGGTTCAAGACCGACGTCACGCCTTGA
- a CDS encoding methyltransferase family protein, giving the protein MVARLIFQTVVWLMGMGALLFGAAGTFAWPAAWWYVIELGVLSLWIGLWLARHDPGLLAERLSPFVQAQQSRWDRIFMVSVSVAWCGWLVLMAFDAMRFHWTAPLPVALVSLGSLCVFLCLFMCRFVFQANSYAAPVVKIQASRGHKVIDTGLYAYVRHPMYSAALLLFVGTPLLLGSWWGLAFVPVMVIGIGWRAVREERVLAAQLDGYTDYMARVRYRFVPFIW; this is encoded by the coding sequence ATGGTCGCGCGCCTCATCTTTCAAACGGTCGTCTGGCTGATGGGCATGGGCGCGCTGCTGTTCGGCGCGGCGGGCACCTTTGCATGGCCGGCCGCCTGGTGGTATGTGATCGAATTGGGCGTGCTGAGCCTGTGGATCGGTTTGTGGCTGGCGCGTCATGATCCCGGCCTGCTCGCCGAGCGACTGTCACCGTTCGTGCAGGCGCAGCAAAGCCGCTGGGACCGCATTTTCATGGTGAGCGTCTCCGTGGCGTGGTGCGGCTGGCTGGTCCTGATGGCGTTTGACGCGATGCGCTTTCACTGGACCGCGCCGCTGCCGGTCGCACTGGTCAGCCTCGGCTCGCTCTGCGTGTTCCTTTGCCTCTTCATGTGCCGCTTCGTGTTCCAGGCCAATAGCTATGCCGCGCCGGTCGTGAAGATCCAGGCGAGCCGTGGGCATAAGGTGATCGACACCGGTCTTTACGCGTATGTCCGCCATCCCATGTATTCCGCCGCGCTGCTGCTGTTCGTCGGCACGCCCTTGTTGCTCGGCTCGTGGTGGGGTCTCGCCTTCGTGCCGGTGATGGTGATCGGTATCGGCTGGCGCGCGGTGCGTGAAGAGCGCGTATTAGCCGCGCAACTCGACGGTTACACGGACTACATGGCGCGCGTGCGTTATCGCTTCGTGCCGTTCATCTGGTAG
- a CDS encoding arylamine N-acetyltransferase family protein — MSHTVNLDNYFARIGYQGPRAATLDVLQALHRLHPRAIPFENLNPLTRRPVKLDLESVERKLVTEHRGGYCFEQNALFADVLMQLGFTVTPLLGRVLWGRESDAPPPRTHMVLRLDIDKEAWIADVGFGSVTLTAPLRLSAGLAQPTELGTFRLADASRDALYLEVQARDESWARVYRFDLHPVEWIDYETSNWYTSTSPEAIFASTLIVCRVLSEARLALLNDQLSERAADGRLISERQLKSAGELAACLRDQFGINTGDLDIAGIFDRVRTPAKAA, encoded by the coding sequence ATGTCTCACACAGTGAATCTGGACAACTACTTCGCCCGCATTGGCTACCAAGGGCCGCGCGCGGCAACCCTGGACGTCCTTCAGGCGCTTCACCGGTTGCACCCGCGCGCGATTCCGTTCGAGAACCTGAACCCGCTTACGCGGCGTCCGGTGAAACTGGACCTCGAATCGGTCGAGCGCAAACTCGTCACCGAACACCGCGGCGGCTACTGTTTCGAACAGAACGCGCTGTTCGCCGACGTGCTGATGCAGTTGGGCTTCACGGTCACGCCGTTGCTCGGGCGCGTGCTGTGGGGCCGGGAATCGGACGCGCCGCCGCCGCGCACGCATATGGTGTTGCGCCTCGACATCGACAAAGAAGCCTGGATCGCGGACGTCGGCTTCGGCAGCGTGACGCTGACCGCGCCGCTGCGCCTGAGCGCGGGTCTCGCGCAACCCACCGAACTCGGCACGTTCCGTCTCGCCGACGCATCGCGCGACGCGCTTTATCTCGAAGTGCAGGCGCGCGACGAAAGCTGGGCGCGGGTGTATCGCTTCGATCTGCATCCGGTCGAGTGGATCGATTACGAAACCTCGAACTGGTACACGTCGACCTCGCCGGAAGCGATTTTTGCGAGCACGCTGATCGTGTGCCGCGTGTTGTCTGAAGCGCGGCTCGCGCTGCTCAACGATCAACTGAGCGAACGCGCGGCCGATGGCCGGCTCATCAGTGAACGGCAACTCAAGAGCGCCGGCGAACTCGCGGCATGCCTGCGCGATCAGTTCGGCATCAACACCGGCGACCTCGACATCGCCGGGATATTCGACCGCGTACGCACGCCGGCGAAAGCCGCGTAG
- a CDS encoding carbohydrate porin codes for MQFAHFNGPGAEARPFRDSAPRADLTRRSRLPSMRRAALCTAFAWASLTAGVAMAEANPDATPEAPEADLNIQAAQTNQWTGVWNRQQLLGDIGGLRPWLGKYGVTFTLTETSEVLANLRGGLARGADYDGLTTGTVQLDTQKAFGLPGGLFNVSALQIHGANLSANKLGTLNTASGIEADDATRLWELWYQQSFLNKRIDVKIGQQSIDQEFITSTYSALFVNTMFGWPALPSYDMPSGGPAYPLSDLGVRVRGQITPSLTALAGVFDGDPLGNNPDNKSGTNFNLHNGTLFIGELQYAINQPADGEMVGAGGGGLPGTYKLGVWYNNGGFADQRFDNTGLSLADPATSGVAQNHHGDYSFYAVADQMIWRPDPDEPRSIGVFARVMGAPGDRNLVSLAANVGVVMKAPFAGRDNDSVGLALTYIKVGNHVNGLDADTRAFTNGPYGVRTSETALEATYQYQVNPWWQVQADAQYTFNAGAGQNPNDPTQPLRNTFVIGVRTNINF; via the coding sequence ATGCAGTTCGCCCATTTCAACGGACCCGGCGCAGAAGCGCGTCCGTTTCGCGATTCCGCGCCGCGCGCCGATCTCACGCGCCGTTCGCGTTTGCCCTCGATGCGGCGTGCCGCACTCTGTACGGCGTTCGCCTGGGCGTCGCTGACAGCCGGCGTCGCGATGGCCGAAGCCAATCCCGACGCTACGCCCGAAGCGCCCGAGGCCGACCTGAACATCCAGGCGGCCCAGACGAACCAGTGGACCGGCGTCTGGAACCGGCAGCAGTTGCTCGGCGACATTGGCGGCCTGCGTCCCTGGCTCGGCAAATACGGTGTGACCTTCACGCTGACCGAGACCAGCGAAGTGCTCGCCAACCTGCGCGGCGGTCTCGCGCGTGGCGCCGACTACGACGGCTTGACGACCGGCACCGTGCAATTGGACACGCAAAAAGCGTTCGGCTTGCCGGGCGGCCTGTTCAACGTCAGCGCGTTGCAGATTCACGGCGCCAATCTCAGCGCCAACAAGCTCGGCACCCTGAATACGGCGAGCGGCATCGAAGCGGACGACGCAACCCGTCTGTGGGAATTGTGGTACCAGCAGTCGTTCCTGAACAAGCGCATTGACGTGAAGATCGGTCAGCAAAGTATCGACCAGGAATTCATCACCAGCACGTACTCGGCGCTGTTCGTCAACACGATGTTCGGCTGGCCGGCCCTGCCTTCGTATGACATGCCGTCCGGCGGCCCGGCGTATCCGCTGTCCGACCTCGGCGTGCGCGTGCGCGGCCAGATCACGCCTTCGTTGACGGCGTTGGCCGGCGTGTTCGACGGCGATCCGCTCGGCAACAATCCGGACAACAAGAGCGGCACCAACTTCAATCTGCACAACGGCACGCTGTTCATCGGCGAATTGCAATACGCGATCAACCAGCCGGCCGACGGCGAAATGGTCGGCGCGGGCGGCGGTGGTTTGCCGGGTACCTACAAGCTCGGCGTCTGGTACAACAACGGCGGCTTCGCGGATCAGCGCTTCGACAACACCGGTTTATCGCTCGCGGATCCGGCCACGAGCGGCGTCGCCCAGAATCATCACGGCGACTACAGCTTCTACGCCGTGGCCGACCAGATGATCTGGCGTCCGGATCCGGACGAGCCGCGCAGCATCGGCGTGTTCGCCCGCGTGATGGGTGCGCCCGGCGACCGTAACCTGGTGAGCCTCGCCGCCAACGTCGGCGTCGTGATGAAAGCGCCGTTCGCCGGCCGGGACAACGACAGCGTGGGCCTTGCGCTCACCTACATCAAGGTCGGCAATCATGTGAACGGCCTCGATGCGGATACCCGCGCATTCACCAACGGCCCGTACGGTGTGCGCACCAGCGAAACCGCGCTCGAGGCGACCTATCAGTACCAGGTCAATCCGTGGTGGCAAGTGCAAGCCGACGCGCAATACACGTTCAACGCCGGCGCCGGCCAGAATCCGAACGATCCGACGCAGCCGCTGCGCAACACGTTCGTCATCGGCGTGCGGACCAACATCAATTTCTGA